The Silene latifolia isolate original U9 population chromosome X, ASM4854445v1, whole genome shotgun sequence genome contains the following window.
TTTTATACGTTTGTTCGATATATACGAGGTGTGTTTTGATGGAAATGTATGGAATTGGCTTGAACGGAGGGAGTATTGTAGTGGTAGTTTGTTTGATTGAAATGTTTCTACTCCGTCTGTACCAATCATTTGATTCGTTTAcgattttattaaaatatttatcacgaaaaatagaaaggtaaacaattgaatgaGGGAGTATTTGTTTTGGGGTAAATTGGTGTAGGATTGTGTAGGAAGTTATAAGGTCGGGGATGTGTGATTATAATTGTTTTGAAGATGAATGTATTAAGGTAGGTAGGTAGTTTAGTGGGTAAAGTTTGTTTGATAGAAGTGTTTCTACTCCGTCTTTaccaatcatttgtttgcctttgattaaaatacgtatcataaaattcctcaaaaaaaaaaatacgtatCATAAAAGTAGGCAATTGACTGGGACGGAAGGAGTATTTGTTTGGGGTAAATTGGTGAGTATTTAGTTTAGTGGGTAAAGTATGGTAACGGCAGTGGTGACTTGTGTTTGAAACCTGTTAGGTTTATGTTAAAAGAATGATGGAGTGGTTGCATGCATGCATTTGGGGCTTCAGTGCAATTGAGATGAGATGATGCGTTTGTGGCAGTTGGGAATGTGTTGAAGTGGGAGGTACACATTCATGCAACAAATATTTCACTCACATcaatgtcttataggaaaggttTAACTGTTTAAGCGGGTACACCATGTAGTGATGTTGTTTCCGCCATCAGATATGTGGTTTGAACCTGTTAATTGCGGTCAATGCTAAACTTGGCAAAACCGAGTAACCGACCCAAGTTGATTGTATCAAAATGATCTGAAACCTAATTTTGACCGATTTTTGTTGCACCCGAACTGATCCTTACTAGTGACAATCCAAACATATCCGTTCCCACCTGGGCGCAAACATACTCTAAATGACCTGAACCAAATGCAAGTATCTGCACTGACCTGACCAGTACCTGACTTGATGACCCGTTTGCCAAGTCTTGTTAGTGCTGTTGTTATCAgtttgattttaatgttgttggTAAAGGTATAACTTGGAGCTTTAGTCAAGATTTGTGTTCATCTGAAAGGCCTTGTAATGAAATGTTTTCGTGGATTTGAGATATTGTGGAAGAGTTCACTGGAAGAGCTGGTTCGAAGTAGTGGTAGTTTGTTTGGTTTTGTGTTGGATTTAGTTTGTTTGATAGAAGTGTTTCTACTTCGTCTCtaccaatcatttgtttaccttttgttACAATATTTCTCAGAGAATGGAAAGGTGAATAGAAAGGGAAATAGTTGACTGGGACAGAGGGACTTTTGTTTGAGGTAAAATTGATATAAGAGTAGGATTGTCAATGGTGAGTTTTGAGGTGGAGAGTAGTGATTTTAATTGTTTAAAAGATGATTGAATGAAGGTTATTAGTTTGTTAACTCGTGACTTGTGTTTGAAACCTGTTAGGCGCTAGCTTTAGGATAAAAGAATGAAGAAATGGTTTACGAAATGAGATGTTGGGCAATGCTTGCATTGACAATTCGGTGCATTTAAGATGATAATCTGAGATGATGCTGTTCAAATGGGAATGTGTTAACGTAGGAAGTAGAAGGTACAAgtgtacaacaacaacaaatttcgcACACAAATATAATGTGTGAAAAGGTTTCATAGTTTTAAGTGACTATAGTATGTTGTTTCCAACATTAAAGTATGCCTTCGCTATGAGGAGAGAATAATGTGCTCTGAACCCATTGATTGTGGTCACTGCTAAACTTGGCAAAACTGGCCCCATCCAAATTGACGTATATCTTAATAACTGGAAACCTGTACTGAGCCAAATTTTGATTCACACAGAACCGTTATTTTCCCCTCAATGACCTGATAATAACAATCGAAACGTGTCCCATCCTACCTGAATGCAGCCATACACAAGACGACCTGTATCTGACTCGAATGACCCATGCGCTAGGTCTTCTTAGTCGCTTAATGCTGTTATTAtcaatttgattttaatgaagtTGATATCAAGGGAAAACTAGGAGCTTTTTAGTCAATATTCGTATAAATCATATTCACCTGAAAGGCCTTATATGAGCCTGAAATGTTCTATAGCCTTTGAGGGTATTTTGGAATAGGTTTGCTGGGAGCGCTGTTTCTGATAGAAATAAGGGGCTATGTCGGCATGTTTTTGGCTCAAAAGTTTTTTGTTTGTACATTTTGTAATGTCGGGAAAAATGTGTCTAATTGCGTGTTTTCGATCCACCATCCGTATTGTTCAACTGTATTCATGGCTACAATTTTGCTTTTTCTTGTTGAATTCATTGAGTCATGTATGGTTTTCTGATTGATTTTATTTCTTATATTACAGTCATGGGATGCAACATCCATATCATTAACCGCTGCTTGTGATCTGTTCATGAGATATGTAACCAGAACATCAGCCTTAGAGTATGAGGATTTCAATTCTGCTAGATCTCGTTTGATGGAGCGTGCTGAGAAGTTTGGGGAGATATCTTACAAGGTTAGTTACTTAGCTGGCTATTAACCAGTGAAAAGACGTTTGTTTGTCAGGGGATGCCACTTCCTAAAaaatgtagtaattgatattatTACTGCAGGCACGAAAAATTATCGCAATGCTTAGCCAAGACTTCATATTTGATGGATGCACCATTTTGGTTCATGGTTTCTCTCGAGTTGTTCTAGATGTGTTGAAGACTGCAGCACAAAACAAAAAGTCATTTCGGGTTTTCTGCACAGGTTATCTTTCCTCCAATTACCCTTGTTTAAGTTCCTTTTTTTTCCATATTCCCTCAAGGCGAAGTGTAATTCACTAAATTGAAAGCATAATAGTGTCCAACAGTCCAAGTGTTAGAATCTGAATCATAGAGATGAAAGTGCCTCCCATTGCTTGAATTTTGAATTCTTCTTGCTGTATCTTCACATCACTTCAGGTCCTCTCTAGCTTCCTTTAGGGGAGATCAGTGTTCAATATCTACGTACGACAATTGCAAATGGTTCTGTTTTTTCCTTTCAAGTTCATTAAGTACTTCATTGCGTGGCAGTTTTGTCAGACTTTCGTTGACTGTGTGTTCTTTATCATGCTAGTCTACTTGGATATTTCTGGTGGCATGTTGTTTTAGCTAATCTGATAATTTTTTAACAATAGGTAGAGTGTAATTTAACAAATTAAAGAACCTCTTCTTacacccaaaaaaaaatataaattttgcacACTGTCATGAGGTGTGCATTTCAATTATGTGACATGCATCTCGCTCTTTGGCTGGCATCTTCATATTACCTGGCGTACTTGTGTCTAAAACTCAATACTTAGACATGTGTATGCCCCTCATACACCTCATTTAAGCCAAAATATGAAGAAGTCCCCCAAATTAGCCATCCATCCGGTACTCGGGCACAAACCTTTGTCAAATACTTTTAGCCGAGCACAAGTAACATAGGCTGACACACAGCTTTTGAAGTACCGTCTCTTTCTCTCTGTCCAGGTATCGCTGTATTTCTTTTTGATGGTAGCCTTTGTTTTTTTTTGCTTGTTCTGTTTCCGTCACATTACCAACTTATCTAATGTTTTACACGCAGAGGGAAGACCGGACAGGACAGGGCTGCGTTTCTCGAATGAAATGGCGAAGCTAAATGTTCCTGTAAAACTCCTAATTGACTCAGCAGTTGCATATTCTATGGATGAAGTTGACATGGTCTTTGTTGGGGCAGACGGCGTGGTTGAAAGTGGAGGAATTATTAACATGATGGGAACTTACCAGATTGCATTGGTAGCGCACAGCATGAATAAACCAGTATATGTTGCTGCTGAAAGTTACAAGGTATGCCACTTTTCCCCTCTCTTATTCCCTTGCTCTTTAGTCTCTACTTGAACAAACCAGATTTCGTGATCATTTTTTTCTCTATTTTGCATACAACTTTTTTGAGCttttttttaatattaaatcGCACTATCTATAATTTTTGTGAAAATTCATTGATATTCCCACAAGAGCTTCAAAATCTACCTAATATGTGTAGAAAATTAAACCGAAAAGTAGTGTGTGTATGAATTTGCAATTGGTCATGAATACCACTGCTCGATGACTTTATCAGCCAATGTCTTGCTTATAATCCTGGATCTTGATTAATGTATTATGTTAGACTCGGGATTTGCTCATACGAATATGCTTTTGCAACTTACAGCACACAGTCTAGGTCACCTATACGACCAAGTTTGATGCATCTAAATCTGCACTGTTAATAAGCATCCTCCTTCATACGTTTTCCTCTTGCAGTTTGCTCGCCTCTATCCTCTCGACCAAAAAGACATGGCTCCCGCCTTGCGCCCTATTGATTTCGGTGTGCCAGTCCCATCTAAGGTTGAGATCGAAAAGTCTGCCCGAGACTATACCCCACCTCAATATCTTACTCTGCTGTTCACAGACCTAGGTGTTCTTACACCATCTGTGGTGAGTGATGAGCTCATCCAGCTTTATTTGTAGTAGGATTTTTCGGTCGAAATATTATATGCTGAAGTGAATGCCTGAGTGTGCTCAAATTTTGGGATTTCTTGTTTGGAATATAATAATATACTAAAATTATGTACTACTCCGTATGTTGCATTAATATGTGTAGAAAACTACATTATGTTACTACTGCATGCTACATCTTCTTCCCATTTACAGGCAAACAACTTTATCCTAAAGAATCACCACATCCAGCTTTCAGGTATGTTTTCAAATCGTTGCGTTTAAAAACTCGACTTTCGGTTTTACAAAAATCGTAAATAAATTCCTTTTCAATCCCATTTTCGCCTTAGTATAGGTATTGTTGATTTGTTTTGGCTTATTTGGGCAATGGCCCATGGGTCCTTTAGTCGGTAATGGTCTCTTTTATAGCTTGTCCCTAGAGTCGTAGACCTGTTTTGTCTCTTCTTTTGTTTAACTCCTTTCTACATTCAACACGCTTTGTTTATACTTGACTTTTTTAACCATGAAAGTGAGGGGTGGCTGCTTTTTACTGTGTTTAGTGCCAGGGGGAAGAACCTAGTAGTTATCTTTATAAGATCAAATCATTTGGACTTCCTAAACATTTTTTAGCTTTGTAGAACAGTTGCTAGTTTCCATTTTTACCCTCTTTCCTGCTCAGATTTTTAATGCTTTACCTCTTTTAACCAGTAATCTGAAACTGACTGGCTCGAAGTGACTCATACCTGACCCAACATGAAATGAACCGCACTAAAGCAACCGATACTTCATACTTCCtctattcaactccactctaccactttgctttttcacatttgccaacgcgtgttttacgcggtaaatatcgttagctacgtatttgcaaaaattataaaagttagatatttttaatgtactctaaagacgaatcaaacaagatttcacatgaatatattttcacttatgtattgagagaaaatcaaGAATGTATGTGAacttgtgaatagtgtagaaaatagaaatgggtagagtggagttgaatggaggaagtatgacACAATAATAGCAGGCACGattagggatgtcaatttcacccgcatccatcaaaacccgatccacccgatcctaaaagatggatgaaaacccgatttaaatggatgatggatggatgacggatgaaacggatgtggatgacggatgggttggatgaagaaatttcaCCCGCCATCCACccgccatccatccatcacccgattttattattttttatttaattttttttacatataacacattattaagatataaaatatttaaattttcatatttttctactctcaatataaatattttgtaagcctacccactagaaagttaaactaaattaattatctaactttatttttgtagagaaaaaaaACATCATTTTTTTAAACTTGAAATTATAAATGCacaacacccgtttatcacccgtttcatccatggatgatggatggatggatgacggatgatatgtttcacggatgacagacgggttggatgagattttgAAAAGACGGATGGATAacggatgaggcttcacccgacccgaacccgatccattgacatccctaggCACGATACCAATCAAAAACCAAAATGATCTCCCTTGAACCAAAACTTGTCACACACGGAAACTGATTTGACCGAGACTTGTACTACCTTGACCTGTTCCGATTGATCCTTTGTcggatttgtttttttttttttttttttggccgatTGTCGGGTTTGTTTGAAAGTAGTATAATAAGTCACTTAGGAAGTTCAATTTAGCTAGTTTCAGTCGAAAAGAACAAGGTCTTGGCGCACCAAGTGTCTTTAGGCCAAATAATATAATTCGTTAGACCCGAGTCTTTTTTTCATCTCCCCTAAAGTGTCTCTATTTAGATGGAAACCTTGTCCTATATGCATGAGAGTGCTATCTCTAGTAGGGTGGTTGTATAGAGAGAGGCGTGATGTGAAACTGAGCTGGAATGTTACTAAAAAAAACATACTCTATTACTCTATGATAATAATGACAATCATCATGGTTGCATTATGGGGtctatatatgtatgtatgtcgCATTACCATGCATTATTGCAAATTCTTTTACAACTCATGTGATAAAAATATGGTCAAAAAAGTGAAAGAGATTCATTTTCATGAAATGCTTTAACATTATGACAATTAAAATGGAAATATGCAATCGATTAGTAGAGTTGTGTAGGTAGGACATACAGTTTAAAACCACTTTCATTTGAATTTAGTTACTTTAAATCAAGTTTGAAAGCTAGGGATGCCGACTTGACTTCGTTCATCTGATAGTTAAATTCTCGTCTTAAGAAAAATCAATTGTGTTTCAACCACAAGCTTTCTCTCAAGTAATCATCAATATTAAGAGGGTACATCTTTACCAAACTCAAAATCATTACACATACAGGTTTTTAAATTTTGTATGATTTCAAAGACGTCATTAACCAGTAATTGTCTGGTTTTAAAGATTTGTGAAGAttattttaaattaatttaaacaataataataaataggaCTATTCTTAAGAatcggagggagtatttttgGTCCAAACTTAACAATTTAGTCCAAAATGAAAATATACAGGACAATGATCGATCTATAATCTTGGGTTCGAATCCAATTATAACCTGGATTCAAATTCCGTCATTAATATACTGTTCTTGTATGGCCTCCATTACACTCTGGGAAAATACTGCGTTAGATATCCCCACGTGGTACTAACACAATTGACACAGTACTCTCAGTAGACAGTGTGCTATTTATGTGTCACACATGAGTTGTCCAGGAGATCGTAAATCGTACGTGCTGTAATAAATATACTCGTTTATTTTTTTGTAGACGGTTAGATTCTCTAGACAGTAACACCATAACAAATGAAGCACCCATTATTGGTTACCTAATAAGTAATACCGTCATTCGAGTTTGGATTCTCTCTATTTCCGATATAAATGAGACCGATTCGGTCGCAGAATataaaatagggaaagaaaacaAGTGGGTGGGTGTACTGACATTGTTGAGACGTGATAGACAAAGAGACAATGAAATTGTATTGTCCTGATTCAAAGACTATATAGACACGCACAATAGTTAACAGTTTCTCACTTTAGACCGTCACTATCCGTGTAAAGTTATAGACGGATAATATTTCTCTCATTAAATGAAAATGGATAGTGCAAGTGAGTGAGAAATGGATATCCCTATAGACCCTACTTGTCCTCCTATTTGCATTTTGTGAGAAGACCATTATTCGTTTACAGCCTTAGACGGATACTGTGCGTCTACAATGAGAAGTTAACTTATTTATGTATTAAATTCAAGTTAACATTCTTTCAAGATCAATCAATTCTTCTATACTTTTAAATTGAGCATCTCTCCGTCCtggtcaatagttatctatttccattttagGGTATATTATTGAATAGTTATCTATTTTCATTTTAGATGTATCAGCCGGTCTTACTTAAGACTATTTTAGTTAAGACCTTTTACAACTCTCCTTTTATTCCTGCCTTATTCAAATCGATTATAACTTATAATATCATCTTAACTTGAGACGGTTTTAATCAAGGACGGAATTGTAATCATCCATCACAAAACACTTATGATAGTGTCATCCCCACACCAATTATGAATCACACTACCCCCCTCCCACTTATACACACACACTCACTTCACCCTCACTCCACTCACTTATGTTCTTTCAAAAACACCATACATCATCTCCATTCCAAAATCACACACACTAAACCAAAAACATGCTAACTTCAACTCATCTCCATTTCCTCATCACATTCATACTCCAactatcattcttaaccacaatCAACACCTTCCCAACTTCTTCAAAACTAGAACAAAGAACCTTCATAATCCAAGTAAACCACCTTATTACAAAACCCTCAATATTCCCAACACACCACCATTGGTACCAATCCACCCTCAACTCCCTCGACTCCGCCACCGTAAAAACCCTCCTACACACCTACTCTACCATCTTCCACGGCTTCTCGGCCCGGTTAACCAATTCCGAAGCCAACAAACTATCCAAACTACCCTACATTATCACCCTCATTCCCGAACAAGTACGCGCCACACACACGACTCGCTCCCCTCAATTCCTTGGTCTTCGAACGTCTCCTTACGCTGCAGGGACTTTGTTGAAGGACTCTGACTTTGGTTCTGACCTTGTTATCGGAGTATTGGATACGGGTATTTGGCCCGAACGAGAGAGTTTTAATGATCATGGTATTATTGGACCTTTGCCTAGTAAATGGAAAGGTGAATGTACACGTGGGTTTCCTTGTAATAACAAGATTATTGGTGCTAGGTACTTCATTCAAGGATATGAAGCCTCTAGTGGTCAAATGAATTCTACTTCCGAGTTCCGTTCGCCTCGCGATTCCGATGGTCATGGTACTCATACTGCCTCCATTGCTGCAggaaggtatatatatatatatataaatttgaATTTTACCATTTTACCAAAATTTGTGATTTTTTTCAATAGCTGTCAATTTATGTATACGCGTGAGTTTACCCAGTGCGCACCTGGTAAAAAGATAGCGACTGTGAATTTTCTCGGATCCAAATTGATTACTCCCTCCGTCGCAATGCAATCATTTGCTTacgttttattattattttaaaggtAAACAactgattgggacggagggagtagcaaTTTTCTGGTTTTAAATCGATATGGGACACTCACATGTGACATTTATCGCATTCACAGCGTCTAGTTCATTTTGACGTTAATTCTTATGTATTGATAGGTATGTATACCCGGCGTCGACGATGGGGTACGCAGAAGGAGTGGCAGCAGGGATGGCGGCGAAAGCAAGGCTGGCAGTGTACAAGGTATGCTGGAACACAGGCTGCTATGATTCAGACATACTAAAGGCATTCGACACGGCCGTTTCGGACGGTGTTGACGTAATTTCACTGTCGGTAGGCGGGGCAGTAGTCCCGTACTACCTCGACGCCATTGCGATCGCTGCCTTTGGGGCATCGGCTAATGGCGTCTTTGTCTCGGCCTCGGCCGGGAATGGTGGGCCCGGGGGGCTGTCAGTAACTAATGTGGCCCCCTGGGTGACGACTGTAGGAGCCGGGTCAATCGACCGGGATTTCCCGGCTGAAGTACTTTTAGGAAATGGTAGGAGAATTCATGGTGTGAGTGTGTATAGTGGGCCTGGGCTTGAGCCCGGGAAATATTACCCAATTGTGTATGGGGGTATTAATCAAGACGAGGGTGTGGGCGGGGAAGGATACTCCGCTTCGTTGTGTTTAGACGGGTCGCTTGACCCGAATTTGGTGAAGGGAAAGATTGTGTTGTGTGATAGAGGG
Protein-coding sequences here:
- the LOC141622689 gene encoding uncharacterized protein LOC141622689; protein product: MWGRSASFIYDSQQQKLLDLQQQYDDVSDSPPPTSMTEISLPNPNPDLSAYYQTRAAHHAVVTSDWLAQAQAAVSGDTTEPTADEGGGGGGVGGGRVKEGKSVVDEFNSWRKQPDLAEAVAAIRALASVIRFSDATTMMELEIELKKASDSLKSWDATSISLTAACDLFMRYVTRTSALEYEDFNSARSRLMERAEKFGEISYKARKIIAMLSQDFIFDGCTILVHGFSRVVLDVLKTAAQNKKSFRVFCTEGRPDRTGLRFSNEMAKLNVPVKLLIDSAVAYSMDEVDMVFVGADGVVESGGIINMMGTYQIALVAHSMNKPVYVAAESYKFARLYPLDQKDMAPALRPIDFGVPVPSKVEIEKSARDYTPPQYLTLLFTDLGVLTPSVVSDELIQLYL
- the LOC141622688 gene encoding subtilisin-like protease SBT1.5; amino-acid sequence: MLTSTHLHFLITFILQLSFLTTINTFPTSSKLEQRTFIIQVNHLITKPSIFPTHHHWYQSTLNSLDSATVKTLLHTYSTIFHGFSARLTNSEANKLSKLPYIITLIPEQVRATHTTRSPQFLGLRTSPYAAGTLLKDSDFGSDLVIGVLDTGIWPERESFNDHGIIGPLPSKWKGECTRGFPCNNKIIGARYFIQGYEASSGQMNSTSEFRSPRDSDGHGTHTASIAAGRYVYPASTMGYAEGVAAGMAAKARLAVYKVCWNTGCYDSDILKAFDTAVSDGVDVISLSVGGAVVPYYLDAIAIAAFGASANGVFVSASAGNGGPGGLSVTNVAPWVTTVGAGSIDRDFPAEVLLGNGRRIHGVSVYSGPGLEPGKYYPIVYGGINQDEGVGGEGYSASLCLDGSLDPNLVKGKIVLCDRGINSRVAKGEVVKEAGGVGMIIANGVFDGEGLVADCHVLPATAVGSVNGDVIRKYISDSIKSTPIATILFHGTRVGVRPAPVVAAFSARGPNPETPEILKPDLIAPGLNILASWPDRIGPTGLGMDKRGSEFNILSGTSMACPHVSGLAALLKAAHPDWSPAAIRSALMTTTYTVDNTGETMRDESSGKEATVMDFGAGHVNPQKAMDPGLVYDISTYDYIDFLCNSNYTVSNIETITRKKADCLGARRAGHVGNLNYPSISMVFQQYGQHKMSSHSIRIATNVGDPNSVYKVSIHPPTGTLVSVEPKQLAFRRVGQKLNYLVRVEVVAVKLSAGSSITRSGAIIWSDGKHNVTSPLIVTMQQPL